In the genome of Euleptes europaea isolate rEulEur1 chromosome 7, rEulEur1.hap1, whole genome shotgun sequence, one region contains:
- the LOC130480714 gene encoding LOW QUALITY PROTEIN: uncharacterized protein LOC130480714 (The sequence of the model RefSeq protein was modified relative to this genomic sequence to represent the inferred CDS: substituted 1 base at 1 genomic stop codon), whose amino-acid sequence MVWELLEASWKQVEEQAAEIHALKEQQLILQEALKKAREGRNAAEEQAGAIAVRVTKIKRNRQQKKDPYKIRALNIPKDWSSSGSGDSSEAEWTEGEGSSEEKVKVRPLIINKAKGPPGGQAQVTRTVRDFSQQELTEITKNTKQQPGEYLSHWLVRLWDQGYTVTRLIKTAVPGDPRPHIPLTIYWSKGNIQRVLALLDTGAEATLLHGNPDKHVGPIVHINAYGDGEESTKQVQVRLALGKSAPFWATVLVSRVPEYIIGIDLLKGKEFWTPVGRFAFGIRSIIVGRAKWTPLHIPPPKQLVNIKQYRLPGGHKEISETIKGLLEVGILRPAMSAFNSPVWPVKKPDGSWRMTVDYRGLNKQAPPLAVAVPDMVTLLEKIEKNAGAWHVVIDLANAFFSISIDKASQDQFTFTWEGQQYTFQVLPQGYLHSPTLCHGLIARDLSQVVLSPVLFIAHYIDDIMISGPTEQEVQQGLTTVVDHLRSRGWEINPKKIQGPAQQVQFLGVVWAGPVRHIPEKVLHVIAALQPPTSKNEAQRIVGLMGFWRQHIPHLAQILRPIYQVTRKKAQFEWGERQQTALSEAKAAIETAMPLGPYVKGLPFELQVSANQDVAVWSLWQKGQGGKRVPLGFWSRRLPDAAANYSPFERQLLACYWALVETERLTGHELVVMRPSIPIMNWVKDESASPRHGRAQQSSIIKWKWYISERAHPGPQGVSALQEQVLALTPVNTEIPEDVTTLEASPIKEAPPYLEVDCEAVWFTDGSAKYKGGERIWRAAALNPKXQFTLTRAGKGKSSQYAELMAVVMAIEQAVEQQEDVVYVYTDSWAVYKGLTTWFPKWKREGFTIHKRPLWGQELWQRLDNVLSYISVYVGHVDGHVSGTPEALYNQAVDQLARVRAVGPTQNQEDELLILARWAHEKSGHLGAKATREWALQRGIPCSIDAATTATARCDLCSALKQVPLSKVPMGQLHRGKAPGQIWQVDYIGPLPQHGRWQYLLTMVDTCSGYLLTYPCARATQQNTIRGLELLIRRYGVPMAIQTDNASHFRGAQVQDWAREWDIHWVFHIPYHPRAAGLVERMNGLLKQKIRQLTPDHTLKKWGTVWELAEFELNSRPLGAGQTPLQRMVGLKVPTPVPHLKVWKVHPYGVLPIRTTPNSAGMDLITPKEVTIPAGGQTNVPLGIGVTVPSDTYGRIAPQSSLALKGLQILGGVVNHDDQEELSVILHNTSPYDLTCGAGQRIAQLLCERIRLPAIQEVVNPKQDSTDVDYIPGQKVWVVYPDKPNQPGEIICKGPGATYWVIVANAPSPICLDMTKLRKNPR is encoded by the exons ATGGTCTGGGAGTTGTTGGAAGCTTCTTGGAAGCAGGTGGAAGAGCAGGCTGCAGAAATACATGCCTTAAAAGAACAGCAACTAATTCTGCAGGAAGCCTtgaagaaggcaagagaaggcaggaatgctgctgaggaacaggcaggggctATAGCTGTTCGTGTCACGAAGATTAAACGGAACCGGCAGCAGAAGAAAGACCCCTACAAAATCAGAGCACTCAACATCCCTAAAGACTGGAGTTCCTCAGGTTCAGGGGATTCCAGTGAGGCAGAGTGgactgagggggaaggtagtagcGAGGAGAAAGTGAAAGTAAGACCTCTGATTATCAACAAGGCCAAAGGGCCACCTGGAGGGCAAGCACAGGTTACTCGCACTGTAAGGGATTTCAGCCAGCAGGAGCTGACTGAAATCACCAAAAATACTAAACAGCAGCCGGGGGAGTATTTAAGCCACTGGTTGGTACGGCTTTGGGACCAAGGCTATACAG TGACAAGGCTAATAAAGACAGCCGTTCCTGGAGACCCACGCCCACATATACCCCTCACAATATATTGGTCTAAAGGCAACATACAGCGGGTACTGGCCTTATTGGATACAGGGGCAGAGGCCACTCTCTTACATGGAAACCCAGACAAGCATGTAGGACCTATTGTGCACATTAATGCATatggggatggggaggaaagCACAAAGCAAGTGCAAGTACGTCTTGCTCTGGGAAAGTCTGCACCCTTTTGGGCTACAGTTTTGGTCTCTCGAGTCCCAGAATACATAATTGGTATTGACTTACTCAAGGGAAAGGAATTCTGGACCCCTGTGGGCAGGTTTGCTTTTGGCATTCGCTCCATCATAGTGGGGAGAGCAAAGTGGACTCCTTTGCATATTCCCCCACCGAAGCAGCTAGTGAACATAAAGCAATATCGCTTGCCAGGTGGGCATAAGGAAATTTCAGAGACTATAAAAGGACTCTTGGAGGTAGGAATCCTCAGGCCTGCAATGTCTGCCTTTAATTCCCCCGTGTGGCCTGTAAAAAAGCCAGATGGAAGCTGGAGAATGACTGTAGACTATCGTGGGTTAAACAAACAGGCTCCACCTTTGGCTGTAGCAGTACCAGATATGGTTACATTActagaaaagatagaaaagaatGCTGGGGCGTGGCATGTTGTGATTGATCTGGCCAATGCATTTTTCAGTATAAGCATTGATAAGGCCTCGCAGGACCAATTTACATTCACATGGGAGGGACAGCAATATACCTTCCAAGTTTTGCCACAAGGGTATTTGCATAGTCCCACCCTATGCCATGGACTCATAGCAAGAGATTTGAGTCAAGTGGTCCTGAGTCCTGTTTTGTTCATAGCCCATTATATTGATGATATCATGATTTCAGGCCCTACAGAACAGGAGGTGCAGCAAGGACTGACCACTGTAGTGGACCATTTGCGATCTCGAGGTTGGGAAATCAACCCAAAGAAGATACAGGGCCCAGCTCAACAGGTACAGTTCTTAGGGGTGGTTTGGGCCGGACCGGTGAGACACATACCGGAAAAAGTGCTACATGTAATAGCAGCCTTGCAGCCTCCTACCTCTAAGAATGAGGCCCAGCGCATTGTAGGTCTTATGGGTTTCTGGAGGCAACACATACCACATCTGGCTCAGATCTTGCGCCCCATTTATCAAGTGACTAGGAAGAAAGCTCAGTTTGAATGGGGGGAACGTCAACAGACTGCACTATCAGAGGCAAAGGCTGCTATAGAAACAGCAATGCCTCTAGGTCCTTATGTAAAAGGGCTCCCTTTTGAGCTACAAGTCTCCGCTAACCAAGACGTAGCTGTATGGAGCTTATGGCAAAAAGGGCAAGGAGGGAAACGTGTGCCTTTAGGTTTCTGGTCGCGAAGGCTGCCAGACGCTGCGGCAAACTACTCCCCATTTGAACGTCAGCTGTTGGCATGTTACTGGGCTCTAGTCGAGACTGAAAGACTCACCGGCCATGAGTTAGTAGTAATGAGACCCAGTATACCCATTATGAACTGGGTGAAGGATGAGTCAGCTAGTCCTCGTCATGGCAGGGCGCAGCAATCATCCATTATCAAATGGAAGTGGTATATTTCAGAGAGGGCTCATCCTGGCCCTCAGGGAGTGAGTGCCCTGCAGGAACAGGTATTGGCTCTCACTCCAGTGAATACAGAAATACCCGAAGATGTTACAACTCTAGAAGCATCTCCTATCAAAGAAGCTCCCCCATACCTGGAAGTAGATTGTGAGGCTGTGTGGTTTACTGATGGTTCAGCTAAATATAAGGGGGGAGAACGAATCTGGCGTGCAGCTGCCCTAAACCCCAAATGACAGTTCACGCTAACCAGAGCTGGGAAAGGAAAATCCAGCCAATATGCAGAGTTAATGGCTGTGGTAATGGCCATAGAACAAGCTGTAGAACAGCAGGAAGATGTTGTATATGTTTACACAGATTCCTGGGCAGTATATAAAGGATTGACCACGTGGTTTCCCAAGTGGAAACGGGAAGGGTTTACCATCCATAAGCGCCCATTATGGGGACAGGAGCTATGGCAACGTCTTGATAATGTGCTATCATATATATCTGTGTATGTAGGACATGTTGATGGACATGTTTCTGGCACTCCTGAAGCATTGTACAACCAAGCAGTAGATCAGTTGGCCCGTGTGCGAGCTGTGGGACCCACGCAGAACCAGGAAGATGAATTGTTGATCCTTGCTCGATGGGCCCATGAAAAGTCTGGGCATTTGGGTGCCAAGGCTACCAGGGAATGGGCATTGCAGCGAGGTATTCCTTGTTCTATAGATGCAGCTACTACGGCAACTGCTAGATGTGACCTGTGTTCTGCTTTAAAGCAGGTTCCTCTTTCAAAGGTACCAATGGGACAGCTACACCGAGGCAAGGCACCTGGGCAAATATGGCAAGTAGATTATATTGGTCCTCTACCTCAGCATGGCAGATGGCAATATCTACTAACCATGGTTGATACCTGCTCAGGTTACCTCCTAACTTATCCATGTGCCAGAGCCACCCAGCAGAACACCATCCGGGGTCTGGAACTTCTTATCAGAAGATATGGAGTACCCATGGCAATCCAGACAGATAATGCTAGCCACTTCCGAGGAGCACAGGTACAAGATTGGGCTCGTGAGTGGGACATCCATTGGGTGTTTCATATCCCCTATCACCCAAGGGCAGCAGGGTTAGTAGAGAGGATGAATGGgctattaaaacaaaaaatacgaCAACTAACTCCTGACCACACCCTAAAGAAATGGGGAACTGTTTGGGAACTAGCAGAATTTGAGTTAAATAGTCGGCCTCTAGGAGCAGGCCAGACACCCCTCCAGAGGATGGTGGGTTTAAAAGTACCTACCCCAGTGCCACACCTGAAGGTTTGGAAAGTTCATCCATATGGTGTGTTACCTATTCGAACCACCCCCAACAGTGCGGGGATGGATTTGATAACTCCAAAAGAGGTGACTATTCCTGCAGGAGGACAAACAAATGTACCCCTGGGAATTGGAGTCACAGTCCCTTCTGACACTTATGGACGGATTGCGCCACAATCCAGCCTAGCCCTCAAAGGCCTTCAGATACTAGGTGGGGTAGTGAATCATGATGACCAAGAGGAATTAAGTGTTATTCTGCATAATACCAGCCCATATGATCTAACCTGTGGGGCAGGTCAACGAATTGCCCAGTTATTATGTGAGCGAATACGCCTGCCTGCTATACAAGAAGTGGTGAACCCAAAGCAAGACTCCACAGATGTTGACTACATCCCAGGGCAGAAAGTCTGGGTTGTATATCCAGATAAACCAAATCAGCCAGGAGAAATAATTTGTAAAGGACCAGGAGCGACGTATTGGGTCATAGTGGCGAATGCTCCTTCTCCAATATGCCTGGATATGACAAAACTAAGGAAAAACCCAAGATGA